The genomic window CCCGCCGCAGACGATCTATGACCCGCGGTATGTGCTCCCGGTAGCCGTCCCGCCGTTCCGTCGTCGGGCGGGTCTTTGAGGCGTTGAGGGTCCACCGGTCATGGATGATCTCCAGATCTCTGCGGAGCAGGAACACCGACCTGACACCGTGTTTCTCGTCCTTCACCCGCAGGAAGTAGCCGACCAGGAACACCACCACCAGGACCAGCATCACCGCGATGGTCACGATGTTGAACGTGCGTAGGTCCGGCACGTCTTCCGGCCACAGGTTTCCCCATCCGACCACTGCCAGAACCAGCGGCATCACCACAAGCGGCACCAGCCGGAGCCACCGCGACAAAAGAGCCCTGCGGATACGGCGCTCCGCCGTCGCGACGTCCCGCCGATAGGTGATAACGCTGTTCGCGTACTCGTGCTGTTGAGCGGGCTCTAGGCTCCATCCGTACTCTTGTTTTGGGTCTTTGAAGGTTTCAATGACCTCTTCAACGAGGTCGCCCCAGGTGGAATCCGATTCCGCGGTGAACACATGCTCAAGTCGTACGTACCGTTTGTATCGGTCAGGTGTCCCGTACTTCTGGTGGAAGATGTATGCGCCGTCACCGGCATATCTGACCTGTCGGGCTATTTCGACATATAGGGTCCACTTGAGTTCTTTCTTATCGGTCTTCCAGGCGGCGGAGAGGATCGCGGCTACGCCCTCCCAGGTCAACACGAATTCCTCGGGGAGGGGGGTGCGTATGTCGGCCTCGGACAGCCGCTGATCTTCGTATGCGAGGTGATGCAGGACATCACCCACCCACGGTTCGTAACTGTCGGCGGTCTTGGGTTGAGGTTCGCGCGGCACGTCGATAAGGCCGGACATCGCGGAGTGGCTCCCGGTCAAGGATGCGGTGTGTGGTCGACGGCACGCTACCGCCGCCCTGCCTTCCACCAGTCGGTAACCCGCCTGCTAGGAAGTGGAGTTGACCACATCCGCTCCTAAGAAAGGATCTCAGACCTTGGCGAAACACGGTTCTGCCGGATCAAGAGCTGCCCCGGTGGGAGCACGCTGCTTCCCGGATTGCAGGCTGATGGGTCGCCGATCTTCAAGCTGAGGTCGGCGTAAGGGCTTTGGGCGGGAGCTGCTTTGGGGCGAGTGATCATGGCCCCGTAAGCTTCCGGCGAGTCGGGCAGTCTGTGGACCTGCCCGTTAAAGCACGACGTTGGGGCCGTGATCTTAGAGGCTCGCCCCAAAGTGGCTGCCTAAAGCCGTGGAGCCGACCGCCCCAGCCATAGAGGGTGTCTCCCCCTTCATGCCCGTAGCCGCCGAGCGCGCCGCCGAGCGCGCCGCCGAGCGCGCCGCCGAGCGCGCCGCCGAGCGCGCCGCCGAGCGCGCCGCCGAGCGCGCCGCCGAGCGCGCCGCCGAGCGCGCCGCCG from Streptomyces sp. DSM 40750 includes these protein-coding regions:
- a CDS encoding SLATT domain-containing protein, which translates into the protein MSGLIDVPREPQPKTADSYEPWVGDVLHHLAYEDQRLSEADIRTPLPEEFVLTWEGVAAILSAAWKTDKKELKWTLYVEIARQVRYAGDGAYIFHQKYGTPDRYKRYVRLEHVFTAESDSTWGDLVEEVIETFKDPKQEYGWSLEPAQQHEYANSVITYRRDVATAERRIRRALLSRWLRLVPLVVMPLVLAVVGWGNLWPEDVPDLRTFNIVTIAVMLVLVVVFLVGYFLRVKDEKHGVRSVFLLRRDLEIIHDRWTLNASKTRPTTERRDGYREHIPRVIDRLRRDTRFYRRIHNWFQWGVFFASVGTTATTAFWETPQPGKTILIMLGSFLAFATAVTGYFKFRERAYNLQQTADQIEQHATAFDLGIAPYADADAAVNLERFAENVETLRMEQRKREQQLEQPHQGQADVI